Sequence from the Aquimarina sp. Aq107 genome:
CAATTGATATGCTTTAAAGCTCGAGGAAGCACTTTAATTGCTCCATAAGCTCCAGATGCTTCTTTTCCTGCGAGTGTTTGGGATTCTTTTAAAATATCTGCTTCAGAAATTGTTTCTGCCTTAGTAATTGTTTGTTTAAAATCCTCTAACACCAAAACACCTTTGCCCGCCTCTTCTTTAAGAATATTTTTTAGAATTACTTCTTGTGCTTCTGGCTTAAATTTAGAAACAAATGCATCGTCTTCTTTAGGATAATATCCTACGGATGGTAATATCTGAGTAAGTAATATGATAACACCAATAGCAGTCATAAAACCAGAAACAACGGGATAAGGAATATATTTGATATACTTTCCAACTCCTATAGCTCCTAATAAAATTTGTATCAGTCCACATAATAAAAAGATCGTTAGAATAGCAGGTAGTGCTTTTTCTACACTCCCATCATTGGCGGCAATAATTCCAGCAATTACAACCATACTTACAGCTGTCATTGGAGCAGTAGGCCCAGAAATCTGGGTACTAGTCCCTCCGAATAAAGCTGCAAAAAAACTTATAAAAATAGCACCATATAATCCTGCAGTTGGCCCTAATCCAGAAGATACTCCAAAAGCCAAAGCCAATGGTAACGCTACGATACCAGAAGTTAATCCACCAAAAGCATCACCTTTAAAATTGCTAAAAAATCCTTTCATGCGTTTTTATATTGTGTTTAGTTGTACAAGGAACTCACCAAATAAACCTATAAGGTATTAAAAAATAACTTTGGCTTGCTCTTCTTTGTAATATGGTTAAATAAAATATATCTTTTTACTCAATACTGATGTAAAACTATTAAAAATAAAACAAAAAAGCCGACACTTAATGATGTCGGCTTTATATATAAATTATTAGCGTATCCTAATTCTCATAAAAAGTTACACTTCCATCGTTGATGTCATACATCCCTCCTATAATCATAATCTCGCCATTAGCTTCCATTTCCTTAAGAACTTCACTCTGATCCTTAATATTTTGAATTGTCATATTAACATTTTGTTCAGCAACTTCATTTACAAAATCTATATTTTTTGAATTTCTTTTCGCTGGATCAGATGGTTCTGTAACAGCAGCTACCGCAGGCTTTATTTTACTTAATAAAGCTGTAAGGTTTCCTAACTTAGCATCATCACAAGCTCCTTTTACCGCTCCACAAGCTGTATGTCCTAAAACCAGTACTAATTTAGTTCCTGCAAGTTTACAAGCAAATTCCATACTTCCTAAAATATCCTCATTCACAAAATTACCTGCTACTCTTGCACTAAAAATATCTCCTATTCCTTGGTCAAAAATTAACTCTGAAGAAACTCTAGAATCTATACAACTAAGAATTGTTGCAAATGGAAATTGACCCGACTTGGTGTCATTAACCTGATCCAATAGATCTCTATCTGCCATATGCTTTTGTTGAAACCTTTGATTTCCTTCTTTTAATAATTGTAGTGCGGTTTGTGGTGTTATTGCCGCTTGTGTTTCTTTTGTATGTGCTTTCATAATATGTTTTCTTTAATTTACGTAGTTTTTGGTCTTAATTTAAAAAATTTAATGTAACTCTCAGGGTTTTCCGCAATTCCACGTTCTGATATTAATTGAATATCAATATTTCTTTCTTTGGCTTTATAAGCAAAATCTTCCAAAATCTCTATAATATCATTATCCAAGTACCTAGTTTTTCTAACATCTAAAGTAAGATATGTATCTTCTGGTAATTGATCCAATTCTTTCAAAATAGCTCCCTTATTAAAAAAAGTAACCTCTTCTGCCAATGTCATTTTAATCCTATGCTTTCCATTACTCTTATCTTCGATATGTAAGAAATGAGAGTTCTGATAACTTTTAAATAATATAATAACAATACCTACTGCTAGTCCTAATCCTATTCCAACCAATAAGTCTGTAAGTACAATACCTAAAATTGTTACTATAAAAGGAACAAATTGCTTCCATCCTGCTGCCCACATTGCCTTAAAAGTTGAAGGTTTTGCTAATTTATATCCTACAATAAAAAGAACTGCCGCCAGCACAGAAAGAGGAATCATATTTAGCAACGTCGGAATTAAAATTACAGAAGTTAACAGAAAAAATCCATGAATTATTGCCGACATTTTACTTTTACCACCAGATTGGATATTAGCAGAACTACGAACGATAACCTGTGTTATTGGCAATCCTCCAATTAAACCAGAAACCACATTACCCGCTCCTTGAGCTAATAATTCACGATTAGTAGGTGTTACTCGTTTTTCAGGATCTAACTTATCGGTAGCTTCAACACATAATAGCGTTTCTAAACTCGCTACCAAAGCAATAGTAAAACCAGTAACCCATACATCTCCTCTAGTTATAACTCCAAAATTTGGAAAAGCAAACTGTCCCAAAAAACTATCAAAGTTATCCGGTACAGGTACCGAAACTAAATGCTCAGTAGTGATCCCTATAGAAGAATCTTTTGTAAATACATAAAAAAGTATTCCTATAACTACGGCTACTAATGGACCTTGAACTAATTGAAAAAACTTCCCTTTTTTAGATAAT
This genomic interval carries:
- a CDS encoding carbonic anhydrase family protein → MKAHTKETQAAITPQTALQLLKEGNQRFQQKHMADRDLLDQVNDTKSGQFPFATILSCIDSRVSSELIFDQGIGDIFSARVAGNFVNEDILGSMEFACKLAGTKLVLVLGHTACGAVKGACDDAKLGNLTALLSKIKPAVAAVTEPSDPAKRNSKNIDFVNEVAEQNVNMTIQNIKDQSEVLKEMEANGEIMIIGGMYDINDGSVTFYEN
- a CDS encoding SulP family inorganic anion transporter; this translates as MSVFKNIKSDIPASIVVFFVALPLCLGIALASGAPLFAGLIAGIVGGIMVGALSGSQIGVSGPAAGLAAIVLAAISSLGSYENFLVAVVLGGLIQLVFGVLRLGIIGYYFPSSVIKGMLTGIGIIIILKQIPYFFGIDENPEGDFAFLQIDGENTFTELLKTLNALLSGSFNVGAAIVALLGLGILILWSNVLSKKGKFFQLVQGPLVAVVIGILFYVFTKDSSIGITTEHLVSVPVPDNFDSFLGQFAFPNFGVITRGDVWVTGFTIALVASLETLLCVEATDKLDPEKRVTPTNRELLAQGAGNVVSGLIGGLPITQVIVRSSANIQSGGKSKMSAIIHGFFLLTSVILIPTLLNMIPLSVLAAVLFIVGYKLAKPSTFKAMWAAGWKQFVPFIVTILGIVLTDLLVGIGLGLAVGIVIILFKSYQNSHFLHIEDKSNGKHRIKMTLAEEVTFFNKGAILKELDQLPEDTYLTLDVRKTRYLDNDIIEILEDFAYKAKERNIDIQLISERGIAENPESYIKFFKLRPKTT